One genomic window of Argonema galeatum A003/A1 includes the following:
- a CDS encoding Glu/Leu/Phe/Val family dehydrogenase, producing the protein MENSLFADASQRLEKALKYVSISDDAIEHLKFPKASLRVSIPVRMDNGSLKIFQGYRVRYDDTRGPTKGGVRYHPNVSMDEVTSLAFWMTFKCAALNLPFGGAKGGVTLNPKTLSRLELERLSRGYIDAIADFIGPDVDILAPDVYTNPTIMGWMMDQYNIIKRQITPAVVTGKPVTIGGSLGRDTATATGAFFVIETIMSKFDKLPRETTVAVQGFGNAGGVLAELLAINGYKIVAVSDSQGGIYAKQGLDIRSIRRCKEFIKGMHAVYCEGTVCSVVEHQVLTNAELLALDVDVLVPAALEKQITEENANDIKAKFIFEVANGPVTSAADRILEEKGIYIVPDILVNAGGVTVSYFEWVQNRSGLYWTLAEVNQRLKDKMIEETENIWKIAQELSVSMRTAAYIHALNRLGEAINTKGTRDYYVNG; encoded by the coding sequence ATGGAAAATTCCCTATTTGCTGATGCTAGTCAAAGACTAGAAAAGGCACTAAAATACGTCTCAATTTCAGATGATGCGATCGAACACTTAAAATTTCCCAAAGCAAGTTTAAGAGTGTCTATTCCCGTGCGAATGGATAATGGTTCTTTGAAGATTTTTCAGGGTTATCGGGTTCGGTATGACGATACCAGAGGGCCAACCAAGGGAGGAGTTCGGTATCATCCAAACGTTTCAATGGATGAAGTCACATCTTTAGCGTTCTGGATGACGTTTAAATGTGCCGCGTTGAATCTGCCTTTTGGCGGTGCTAAAGGTGGGGTGACGCTGAACCCCAAAACGTTATCGAGACTGGAGTTGGAACGTTTGAGTCGCGGTTATATAGATGCGATCGCAGACTTTATTGGCCCTGATGTTGATATTCTAGCACCCGATGTTTATACCAACCCGACGATCATGGGTTGGATGATGGATCAATACAATATTATCAAGAGGCAAATTACCCCAGCCGTTGTCACCGGAAAACCAGTTACGATAGGCGGAAGTTTAGGTCGAGATACCGCCACTGCAACCGGAGCTTTTTTTGTTATTGAAACCATTATGTCCAAATTTGACAAGCTACCCAGAGAAACCACGGTAGCAGTGCAAGGATTTGGTAACGCTGGTGGTGTGCTGGCAGAATTACTAGCAATAAATGGTTATAAAATAGTGGCGGTAAGCGATTCTCAAGGCGGAATTTATGCCAAACAAGGTTTAGATATTCGCAGCATTCGACGCTGCAAAGAATTTATCAAAGGTATGCACGCAGTCTATTGTGAAGGCACAGTTTGTAGCGTTGTCGAACATCAAGTTCTCACCAATGCAGAACTTTTAGCTTTAGATGTGGATGTACTTGTTCCAGCAGCTTTGGAAAAGCAAATTACGGAAGAGAATGCAAACGATATCAAAGCAAAGTTTATATTTGAAGTTGCCAATGGGCCGGTAACATCTGCTGCCGATCGAATTTTAGAAGAAAAAGGAATTTATATCGTTCCCGACATTTTGGTGAATGCAGGGGGCGTGACAGTTAGCTATTTTGAGTGGGTGCAAAATCGCAGCGGACTTTATTGGACACTGGCGGAAGTGAATCAACGATTGAAGGACAAAATGATTGAGGAAACAGAGAATATTTGGAAGATTGCTCAGGAATTATCGGTTTCCATGCGAACTGCT